In one Acomys russatus chromosome 15, mAcoRus1.1, whole genome shotgun sequence genomic region, the following are encoded:
- the LOC127198985 gene encoding histone H2B type 2-F: MPDPAKSAPAPKKGSKKAVTKVQKKDGKKRKRSRKESYSVYVYKVLKQVHPDTGISSKAMGIMNSFVNDIFERIAGEASRLAHYNKRSTITSREIQTAVRLLLPGELAKHAVSEGTKAVTKYTSSK; encoded by the coding sequence ATGCCGGACCCAGCCAAGTCAGCTCCCGCTCCTAAGAAGGGCTCCAAGAAAGCTGTCACCAAAGTGCAGAAGAAAGACGGCAAGAAGCGCAAGCGCAGCCGCAAGGAGAGCTACTCCGTCTACGTGTACAAGGTGCTGAAGCAGGTGCATCCCGACACCGGGATCTCGTCCAAGGCCATGGGCATCATGAATTCCTTCGTGAACGACATCTTCGAGCGCATCGCAGGCGAGGCTTCCCGCCTGGCGCACTACAACAAGCGCTCGACCATCACTTCACGGGAGATCCAGACGGCCGTGCGCCTGCTGCTGCCCGGCGAGCTGGCTAAGCACGCCGTGTCGGAGGGCACCAAGGCCGTCACCAAGTACACCAGCTCCAAGTGA